In Gimesia benthica, a single window of DNA contains:
- a CDS encoding ABC transporter permease: MLKFAFRNLLSRSLRSFLCLMGLTIAIAGMVGLFSIAGGLEKTVAQTFGKISGIVAMQPGAPIPLFSRVPRAWGEEIKTIPGVAIVNPEIWSRVNIIDGKPVVSPPRFLFGTDLPTRTRLKHGIYRDSIYAGRFLDLNDQGQLNAVISRQIAEQHEKQVGDTIEVNGQDLQIIGLYETDSILLDVAIILDINVVRDITRFDPDSVSCFYIEQTGEIKNDPLVESIKDQFRDRELASWQPASLALANGSSSNLLKDLMQSLDQGLKGNPPAEPKPNEAEVPVKKQSAKSTEANIKDREQESPSALEVRAAADWGDRLETFTADLDIFLGLLTGIGVLIAMLSIINTMLMSVMERIVDFGILKANGWSNRDVMLLITAESSLLGIVGGVLGGILGLIAIAIVNWKFADQVHLYASPGLLLFGVFFSTSLGILGGLYPAWWTTRMTPIDAIRRG; the protein is encoded by the coding sequence ATGCTGAAATTTGCCTTTCGAAACCTGCTGAGCCGCTCACTGAGATCGTTTCTGTGCTTGATGGGGTTAACCATTGCCATCGCAGGCATGGTAGGCCTGTTCTCCATCGCGGGGGGACTGGAAAAGACGGTCGCCCAGACGTTTGGGAAGATTTCAGGTATTGTGGCCATGCAGCCCGGGGCCCCCATCCCCCTCTTCTCACGGGTTCCTCGCGCCTGGGGGGAAGAAATCAAAACGATCCCCGGTGTGGCTATTGTGAATCCGGAAATCTGGTCGCGGGTCAATATCATCGATGGGAAACCGGTGGTGAGTCCACCTCGCTTCCTGTTTGGAACTGATCTCCCGACCCGCACCCGGCTCAAACATGGAATCTACCGGGATTCTATTTACGCAGGCCGCTTCCTCGATCTCAACGATCAGGGCCAATTAAACGCAGTCATCAGTCGCCAGATTGCCGAGCAGCATGAGAAACAGGTGGGAGATACGATCGAGGTGAATGGTCAGGATCTCCAGATCATCGGGCTCTATGAAACAGACTCCATTCTACTGGATGTCGCCATTATTCTGGATATTAATGTGGTTCGTGATATCACCCGTTTTGATCCGGACAGTGTCAGCTGTTTTTATATCGAGCAGACCGGCGAGATAAAAAACGATCCGCTCGTTGAATCGATTAAAGACCAGTTCCGGGATCGTGAACTGGCTTCCTGGCAGCCCGCTTCTCTGGCACTGGCCAATGGCTCGTCTTCCAATCTCCTCAAGGATCTCATGCAGAGCCTCGATCAGGGACTGAAGGGCAATCCTCCTGCTGAACCGAAACCGAACGAGGCCGAGGTTCCAGTGAAAAAACAGTCTGCGAAATCGACCGAAGCCAACATTAAGGATAGAGAACAAGAATCTCCGAGTGCCCTGGAAGTCCGGGCGGCTGCGGACTGGGGAGATCGCCTGGAAACCTTTACCGCCGATTTGGATATCTTTCTGGGACTACTGACAGGCATCGGTGTGTTGATTGCCATGCTGAGCATCATCAATACGATGTTGATGAGTGTGATGGAGCGGATTGTTGATTTCGGAATTCTGAAGGCTAATGGCTGGTCCAATCGGGATGTAATGCTGCTGATTACTGCAGAGAGCTCGTTACTGGGCATTGTTGGCGGTGTTCTGGGTGGAATTCTGGGGCTGATCGCGATTGCAATCGTCAACTGGAAGTTCGCAGATCAGGTTCACCTCTATGCCAGCCCGGGATTGTTGCTGTTTGGAGTGTTCTTCAGTACCAGCCTGGGAATTCTGGGCGGCCTGTATCCCGCCTGGTGGACCACCAGGATGACGCCCATCGATGCGATTCGACGCGGTTAA
- a CDS encoding DnaJ C-terminal domain-containing protein: MSKRDYYEILGVSRSASADEIKKAYRKLSRKYHPDMAPDDKTADQKFKEVQEAYEVLRDENKRKQYDQFGHAFQHAGQGGGGGGYYQAGGGGGGPVDFEDLFGGGGIDLGDLFGGAFRGAKRSQPRPQKGESKRLQIEIPFHLAAVGGQHEISVQRGSSTERLTIKIPAGVDNGSVIRLSGQGGPGVHGGPTGDLLITLKVGSHPYFKRDGSNLLLEVPITLTEAALGAKVDVPTLSEGEVTVTIPAGTSSGSKLRLRGKGIINQKTKQPGDQICSIKIVAPKDLNDQEKELYEQLQQLKHDNPRSKVW, encoded by the coding sequence ATGAGTAAACGCGATTATTACGAGATCCTGGGAGTTTCCCGCAGCGCTTCTGCAGATGAAATCAAGAAAGCGTACCGCAAACTGTCCCGTAAATATCATCCCGATATGGCTCCGGACGATAAAACCGCTGATCAGAAATTCAAGGAAGTCCAGGAAGCCTACGAGGTCTTGCGCGACGAGAATAAACGCAAACAGTACGACCAGTTCGGCCACGCATTCCAGCATGCTGGTCAGGGCGGTGGTGGCGGAGGTTACTATCAGGCCGGAGGCGGTGGTGGTGGCCCTGTTGACTTCGAGGATCTGTTCGGCGGAGGAGGCATCGATCTGGGAGACTTGTTTGGCGGTGCGTTTCGTGGTGCCAAGCGTTCTCAGCCCCGTCCGCAGAAAGGGGAATCGAAGCGTCTGCAGATTGAGATTCCTTTCCACCTGGCTGCAGTTGGCGGACAGCATGAAATCAGCGTACAGCGGGGAAGTTCTACCGAACGACTGACAATCAAAATCCCGGCGGGCGTCGATAACGGCTCTGTCATCAGGCTCAGTGGTCAGGGAGGCCCCGGGGTTCACGGTGGTCCCACCGGCGATTTACTGATCACACTTAAGGTCGGCAGTCACCCCTATTTCAAGCGGGACGGAAGCAATCTGCTGCTGGAAGTTCCCATCACCCTGACCGAAGCGGCCCTCGGAGCGAAAGTTGATGTTCCGACTCTTTCCGAAGGGGAAGTCACAGTGACAATTCCCGCTGGTACATCCAGTGGTAGCAAATTACGACTACGAGGTAAGGGAATCATAAATCAGAAAACCAAACAACCGGGTGACCAGATCTGCTCGATCAAAATCGTGGCCCCCAAAGACCTGAACGATCAGGAAAAAGAACTCTACGAACAGCTGCAGCAACTGAAACACGATAATCCCCGTTCGAAAGTATGGTGA
- a CDS encoding histone deacetylase family protein: MTVFYQSITFLHHETGSHPESPQRLQAVMDEVAAKEIAGLTVENDPTVKIGQEIERVHSADYLKSVQQFCADGGGRIETDTVVCPRSFEVAQYAAGCAVKAVDQVLLGKTKRIFCAVRPPGHHALAKQAMGFCLINNVAVAAKHAIAHHKLNRILIVDWDVHHGNGTQDIFYEEDQVYFFSAHRHPFYPGTGMGDETGTGKGLGTIWNLPLAFGISREDYFKKFERMLLQAAEKCQPELVLISAGFDAHKEDPIGSLGLETEDFGRLTRLVAGVANQYCKGRIVSLLEGGYNPRRLAESVVCHLQELESA; the protein is encoded by the coding sequence ATGACCGTTTTTTACCAGAGCATAACCTTTCTGCATCACGAAACCGGATCTCACCCCGAAAGTCCTCAACGCTTACAGGCCGTGATGGACGAAGTGGCAGCGAAAGAGATTGCCGGCCTGACAGTGGAGAACGATCCGACAGTCAAAATCGGACAGGAGATTGAACGCGTCCATTCAGCCGACTATTTGAAATCAGTGCAGCAGTTTTGCGCGGATGGTGGTGGGCGGATTGAGACCGATACGGTCGTCTGTCCCCGGTCTTTCGAAGTCGCCCAATATGCAGCCGGCTGTGCTGTTAAGGCGGTGGATCAGGTGTTACTCGGGAAAACGAAACGGATCTTCTGTGCAGTGCGGCCGCCGGGACATCATGCACTCGCAAAGCAGGCAATGGGGTTCTGCCTGATCAACAATGTGGCCGTAGCAGCGAAGCATGCAATCGCTCACCATAAGTTAAACCGGATCCTGATTGTGGACTGGGATGTACATCACGGTAACGGCACCCAGGATATATTTTACGAAGAAGACCAGGTCTATTTCTTTTCCGCGCACCGTCATCCGTTTTATCCTGGAACCGGGATGGGGGATGAAACGGGAACAGGGAAAGGGCTGGGGACGATCTGGAATCTGCCCCTGGCCTTTGGGATTTCTCGCGAGGACTACTTTAAAAAGTTTGAGCGAATGCTGCTCCAGGCTGCTGAGAAGTGTCAACCGGAACTGGTGCTGATCAGTGCCGGCTTTGATGCTCATAAAGAGGATCCCATCGGCTCACTGGGGTTGGAGACGGAAGACTTTGGCCGATTAACCAGACTCGTGGCTGGTGTGGCGAATCAGTATTGTAAAGGCCGTATCGTCAGCCTGCTTGAGGGAGGCTACAACCCCCGGCGACTGGCAGAGTCTGTGGTCTGCCATCTGCAGGAGCTGGAGTCTGCCTGA
- a CDS encoding 2Fe-2S iron-sulfur cluster-binding protein: MPKLTVENVGEFDVEPGKRLVLALTDDAQIDQLHACGGAGRCTTCRVEFIEGEPDKMTVAEKNTLEAREVTGCRLSCQILCDHDMTVRAISRLEGSGRADAGNRPNDEIEPQPVEWVEK, from the coding sequence ATGCCAAAACTGACAGTAGAAAATGTAGGAGAATTCGATGTGGAACCAGGCAAGCGTCTGGTTTTAGCCCTGACGGACGATGCCCAGATCGATCAATTACATGCCTGCGGTGGCGCGGGACGCTGTACGACATGTCGCGTTGAGTTCATCGAAGGCGAACCGGACAAAATGACGGTCGCTGAGAAAAACACCCTGGAAGCCCGCGAAGTTACCGGTTGCCGCCTGAGCTGTCAGATCCTCTGTGATCATGATATGACCGTCCGGGCCATCAGCCGTCTGGAAGGCAGCGGCCGTGCCGATGCCGGCAACCGCCCCAATGATGAGATTGAACCTCAGCCTGTTGAATGGGTTGAAAAATAA
- a CDS encoding universal stress protein yields MIDLKKILVPTDFSEFGQHALLYGCELAKRFGAELHLLNVVQDAVAMFPEPNMMGTSMNDLVADMQSLSEKQLAEMPGLPGSEDLNVVRKVCVGPAFLEIIRYAKEQEIDLIVIGTHGRTGLKHMLLGSVAEKVVRKAPCPVLTVSHPEHEFVMPT; encoded by the coding sequence ATGATCGATCTCAAAAAAATTCTTGTTCCCACTGACTTCAGTGAATTCGGGCAGCACGCTCTGCTCTATGGATGTGAATTAGCCAAACGTTTTGGAGCCGAATTACACCTGCTGAACGTAGTACAGGATGCGGTCGCCATGTTTCCGGAACCCAATATGATGGGGACATCCATGAATGACCTGGTGGCTGACATGCAGAGCCTGTCAGAAAAGCAGCTGGCAGAAATGCCGGGGCTTCCCGGATCAGAGGATCTCAATGTCGTCCGCAAGGTCTGTGTGGGACCAGCCTTTCTGGAGATCATCAGGTATGCCAAAGAGCAGGAAATCGATCTGATTGTGATCGGCACCCACGGGCGCACTGGCCTCAAGCATATGCTGCTGGGAAGCGTCGCAGAGAAAGTGGTCCGCAAAGCCCCCTGCCCGGTACTGACGGTTTCCCACCCGGAACACGAATTTGTGATGCCAACCTAG
- the rnpA gene encoding ribonuclease P protein component, producing the protein MKQYGHPPTNRIRSQQDFAAIYEARQRAGDQNLLLFAIRNSLGHSRLGVSVSKKNGNAVLRARKKRLLREAFRLIRHRLPTNLDLIAIPRPDVDGDLKAYQQSFQRLTRKLDQRLPAVERP; encoded by the coding sequence TTGAAACAATACGGCCACCCTCCTACAAACCGGATTCGCAGCCAGCAGGACTTTGCTGCGATCTACGAAGCGCGCCAGCGGGCCGGAGATCAGAATCTGCTGTTGTTTGCGATTCGTAACTCACTGGGGCACAGTCGGCTGGGGGTCAGTGTTTCTAAAAAAAACGGGAATGCGGTCCTGCGGGCCAGGAAGAAAAGATTGCTGCGGGAAGCATTTCGCCTGATCCGTCATCGGTTACCGACAAACCTGGATCTGATCGCGATCCCGCGTCCTGATGTAGATGGGGACCTGAAAGCGTATCAGCAGTCCTTCCAGCGTCTGACACGGAAACTGGACCAACGTCTGCCAGCAGTTGAACGCCCATGA
- the argB gene encoding acetylglutamate kinase, whose product MEDAVRKAAVLIEALSWIRRFRGRYVVIKLGGSALEEEAAVKSFLTDVIFMRTVGMYPILVHGGGKAISQAMNEAGIEPHFVNGRRYTDEKTLEIATSVLANQISESLAQEIRAQGAQAEPLHFGTRNCLLGEQLTLQAEDGSPIDLGHVGYVNDIDQGLLAEVCQADAIPVIPSVALDASGQKLNVNADTAAAALARILKAEKLVFLSDVPGIFLDRHDPGTLVSHLETERCRALIKDGTIDSGMVPKVDAALEALASGVGKVHIVDARLPHSILLEIYSDRGIGTEIVK is encoded by the coding sequence GTGGAAGATGCCGTTCGTAAAGCAGCCGTCCTGATTGAAGCGTTAAGCTGGATTAGAAGATTTCGAGGACGCTACGTGGTCATCAAACTGGGGGGCAGTGCTCTCGAAGAAGAGGCCGCTGTCAAAAGTTTTTTGACCGATGTCATCTTCATGCGCACCGTGGGCATGTATCCGATCCTGGTGCATGGCGGCGGAAAAGCGATCAGCCAGGCCATGAATGAAGCCGGCATCGAACCTCATTTTGTGAACGGACGGCGCTACACGGATGAGAAAACTCTGGAAATCGCGACCAGTGTCCTGGCGAACCAGATCAGTGAATCACTGGCTCAGGAGATCCGCGCTCAGGGAGCCCAGGCGGAACCCCTGCATTTCGGCACCCGTAACTGTCTGCTGGGCGAGCAACTGACACTGCAGGCCGAGGATGGCAGTCCCATTGACCTGGGACATGTGGGCTACGTGAATGATATTGATCAGGGGCTACTGGCAGAGGTCTGCCAGGCAGATGCGATTCCAGTGATTCCCTCGGTTGCTCTGGATGCTTCCGGACAGAAGCTGAATGTGAATGCAGATACGGCTGCTGCTGCCCTGGCCCGGATTCTCAAAGCGGAAAAGCTGGTCTTTCTCAGCGATGTGCCGGGAATTTTCCTGGATCGACACGATCCGGGGACACTGGTATCCCATCTGGAAACAGAACGCTGCCGGGCTCTGATTAAAGATGGCACGATCGATTCCGGTATGGTTCCCAAGGTCGACGCCGCCCTGGAAGCCCTGGCCAGCGGTGTGGGAAAAGTGCACATCGTAGACGCCCGACTGCCCCACTCAATTCTGCTGGAAATCTATTCTGATAGAGGGATCGGAACGGAAATCGTCAAATAG
- a CDS encoding prenyltransferase/squalene oxidase repeat-containing protein has product MHKTLIGILFSVWLTLCGADSIFAKNRDPKYQKAVSNALEYLAREQRRQGYWEANGGQYRVAMTALAGNALLAEGSTTTRGKYARNIQNAVDYLLEMSQPNGLIGYKNDYHYTYGHGYSMVFLSQVYGEEEDALRREELKKVLIKAVEFCASAQTTRGGWGYVSAKDGNDFDEGSTCITQVQGLRACRNAGIPVDKKIIDRAKKYISDCTTQEGGVQYSIRGGGARPAITAAACAALFNAGEYDSDHLKNMLDYCKKNVWPGGNANRYFGHWHYAHFYYAQVMYRGENKEWDKYIKDIGQQILRKQSASGAWMEGHVGPVYTTAINATILQLDNGYLPIYQK; this is encoded by the coding sequence ATGCACAAAACTCTGATCGGAATCCTTTTCTCAGTCTGGTTGACTCTGTGTGGAGCAGACTCCATCTTCGCCAAGAATCGCGATCCCAAGTACCAAAAGGCCGTTTCGAACGCACTGGAATACCTGGCTCGGGAACAACGAAGACAGGGCTACTGGGAGGCCAATGGGGGCCAGTACCGGGTCGCGATGACGGCACTCGCCGGCAATGCCCTGCTGGCCGAAGGATCGACGACAACACGTGGGAAGTACGCCCGCAACATTCAGAATGCCGTCGACTACCTGCTGGAAATGAGTCAACCGAACGGGCTGATCGGGTACAAGAACGATTACCATTACACCTATGGCCACGGCTATTCGATGGTCTTTCTTTCCCAGGTTTATGGTGAGGAAGAGGATGCCCTGCGTCGGGAAGAACTCAAAAAAGTCCTGATCAAGGCGGTGGAGTTTTGCGCCAGCGCTCAAACCACCCGTGGAGGCTGGGGCTATGTCTCCGCCAAAGATGGGAACGACTTCGATGAAGGATCGACCTGCATCACCCAGGTTCAAGGCTTACGTGCCTGCCGTAACGCGGGCATTCCGGTCGACAAAAAAATCATTGACCGGGCCAAAAAGTACATCTCCGATTGTACGACTCAGGAGGGTGGTGTGCAGTACAGCATCCGTGGGGGCGGTGCCCGTCCCGCGATCACCGCCGCTGCCTGTGCCGCATTATTCAATGCCGGAGAATACGACTCCGATCACCTGAAAAACATGCTGGATTACTGTAAGAAAAATGTCTGGCCCGGCGGAAACGCCAACCGGTATTTTGGGCACTGGCATTACGCCCACTTTTACTATGCCCAGGTCATGTACCGTGGAGAAAACAAGGAGTGGGACAAGTACATCAAGGATATTGGTCAGCAGATCCTGCGCAAGCAGTCGGCTTCCGGTGCCTGGATGGAAGGGCATGTAGGGCCCGTCTATACCACCGCTATCAATGCCACAATTCTGCAACTCGATAATGGTTACCTGCCCATCTATCAGAAGTAG
- the yidD gene encoding membrane protein insertion efficiency factor YidD, with translation MKATLASIGRFLYQLPAMILIGLVRIYQMTLSHLIGKQCRFHPTCSAYFIEAVKKYGAMKGSVKGILRICRCHPFHPGGYDPP, from the coding sequence ATGAAAGCCACGCTTGCCAGCATTGGCCGATTTCTCTATCAACTGCCGGCCATGATTCTCATCGGCCTGGTTCGCATCTACCAGATGACACTCAGCCACCTGATCGGAAAACAGTGTCGCTTCCACCCGACCTGCAGCGCCTATTTCATTGAAGCCGTAAAAAAATACGGAGCCATGAAAGGCTCCGTAAAAGGCATATTGCGTATCTGCCGTTGTCATCCCTTTCATCCGGGGGGATATGATCCCCCTTAA
- a CDS encoding ABC transporter ATP-binding protein produces MIEVRDVTKVHQSGETEVHALRGVSCRFPGHTFSFILGPSGSGKSSLLYLMGALDSPTSGEIFVQNRSLAALSLSERDTYRREKVGFVFQNFNLLKNLNALENVLAPYLPQGVTAEQKERARELLKQVGLEQRITHRPNQLSGGEQQRVAIARALLKRPLLILADEPTGELDTQTGAEIFSCLRQMSEQYKTTVVIVTHDERYIRESDHILRLRDGKLADDHQAEALSNDAS; encoded by the coding sequence ATGATTGAAGTGCGAGATGTCACGAAAGTTCATCAGAGTGGTGAAACCGAAGTCCATGCACTTCGCGGCGTGAGTTGTCGGTTCCCCGGTCACACATTTTCGTTCATCCTCGGGCCCTCAGGGAGTGGCAAAAGCTCATTGCTCTATCTGATGGGGGCACTCGACTCACCTACCAGCGGCGAGATCTTCGTTCAGAACCGTTCCCTGGCAGCCCTTTCCCTAAGTGAACGCGATACGTACCGTCGGGAGAAGGTAGGTTTTGTCTTTCAGAATTTCAATCTGCTGAAGAACCTGAATGCTCTGGAAAACGTGCTGGCTCCTTATCTGCCTCAGGGAGTGACTGCCGAACAGAAAGAGCGGGCGCGGGAGTTACTAAAGCAGGTGGGGCTGGAGCAGCGGATCACACATCGGCCGAATCAGCTTTCCGGCGGGGAACAGCAGCGGGTGGCGATTGCCCGGGCTTTGCTCAAGCGGCCATTGTTGATTCTGGCTGACGAACCAACGGGGGAACTGGATACCCAGACCGGCGCGGAGATATTCAGTTGCCTCAGGCAGATGAGTGAGCAATATAAAACGACGGTCGTGATTGTGACTCATGACGAACGCTACATCAGGGAATCAGATCACATTCTCCGTCTGCGTGATGGCAAACTTGCCGACGATCATCAGGCGGAAGCATTGTCGAATGATGCGTCATAA